Below is a genomic region from Deltaproteobacteria bacterium.
GACCACCACGAGTTCTCCCTCTTCGAGCCCCTCGCGGACCAGATAATAGTCCTTCGCCTTGCAGCCCAGAACCACTTCGCGTCCCTCGAAGGTGATGTTTTCTCCGGGCACGGCCACGTACACAATGGCTCTTTCCCCGGTGATCAACGGCGCCGAAGCAGGAATCACCAAGGGAGCCTCATCGTCTCCCGTGAAATCGGTTCTGACCTTGCCGTCCGCCGTCAACTCCGCGTATGCTTTGGCCCGCACGAGCATATTCGGCCTCAATTTTCGTTCCTCGTCCGGATACAGGGCGCCGATTTTGAACGTCCGTTTATTCGGATCGAAGGTCGGATCGATGAATACGATCTTGCCTGTAAACGTGACACCGGGATACGCGTCCGTCTCGAATTCCACCTTTTGCTCCCTGTGCAGCCACGGAAAATCCGATTCGTAAGCGTCCAGTCTCGCCCACACATATCGGGGGTCTCCGATGGTAAAAATGGGAGTCCCCGTGTTCACAAAGGCGCCTTCATATGCGTTCTGCTCGATGACCACCCCGGCTTTTGTCGCGTATACGCCGGCGATCCCCGTAGGCTCTCCCAGTTTCATCAGCTCGTCGATATCCGCTTTAGGCAATCCGAGTATATGTAGCTTGTGCCGGATAGCGGCCAGTTTATCCATGGCTTCCTTGTATTCGGGGGAATCGGCCTTCGCGCCTTCTCCCGTGCTTCTGGATTGAGTCAGGGCTTTCCTGGCGGTGTACGGCGTCTTGGCCTGAAACGCAAGAAAACTGGGAATCGTCTTCATGACGCTCACCAGTTCCTGCTGGGTAAAATACAGATCCGACGAGTAGAGATCGAAAAGGCGGTCGTGCCAGCGCACCGTCTGCCCGGCCCGTTTCACGTAAACGCGATCTATGACGCCGGGCATGAAAGCCGATACGTAGCTCATGTGCGCGGGATCATATTCGATCTGTCCGAACATCCGGACCTCCGCCGAAACAAACTTCCGTTCGACAGGCTGAATACGCACTTCAGCCCGTCTAATAGCCTCCTCTCCCAACACCAGCTTCGCCTTATCCTGCTCCTCCTTGTCCCCCAGCAGCATAGGGATCAACTTCATACCGCACACCGGGCAATTCCCGGGCTCATTCGCGGGTGGCAAACAGCTCATCGAGCATACGTACACCGTCCTCACTCCTGGTGTTTCTTCGGCTGTGGTCTCCGAAAGCGGCCGGTTATCCTGTTTCGCCTGAACCCCGGAAGTCACATTCCTGAACGCGTAACCCAATACGAACGCCAGTATCACGACCCCAACCATCACCAGACCTCGGTTTTTGAGGCTGATGTTCCGGATGGGATATTTCATGTTTGTCTGCCTCCATTGTTCGGGACATGGTCCCAATCTAATGATTCCTTAGGCGGAAGCGCCTTTTGTTTCGTCCCAGTTACCCGCGGGCGGATATTTCAAAAGGCCGCATATATGAAAAAATTCAAGCAGATCGGCGAACGCACGTCAAGGCGTTCTGAATCACCCTCCGTCGAACGAGGGTTCGAATGCTACATGCGTGAAGGCCCTGATCCTGGTCACATCCATTCAATTCCAACATCCCAGAGATCGCAAAAAAGCATCCCCGACCTTCGATTATGACAGGAGTATGAAGTCCGACATAATCATTGGGTAAACGGAGATACCGGTAAATAGAACGAAACCCGCCATGGCGATAATACACAACCGCCTCTGAAGCGCGGGAATACTATCCTGGAGGGAAGGCGTTTGCCGATGCCGGCCAATTACCCGAACGGCCGTACCCGTTATCCCGGATCCCAAGAGGAAAAGATAAAGCGGGTAGCCGATATATCCATACTCTTTCTGAAGAACACAAAACGGGCAGTGATGAGTCGGAAGCTCGTAGTAATAAACAGAAATGAAAGAAATCAGTGAAACGATGCCCACCACGAACAGGAGAGAGCTGAGATAGGAGAAAAGCTTCCAACCGTTCCCGGTAATGAGGAAATGGAGCCCGGTCCTCGTGGTCACAACCACCGTGAGAAAGAAAAAAGCCATGGCCGCCGGCGGATACATACTCGTCAAAGTACCGGTAATTGTGGGTGCGTCTTCGCTGAATAACGACCCGCAGCACGAGGTGATGACATCCGGCTCCAAGTCCAGGAAATAGGAAACCTCGAGAGCGCTGTCGGCCAGCAGAGCGGCAGTCACAAAGAACAGGAATTTATACTTCAATCGGATGAGGGGATAGTCGTAGCCCCGATGGTCCGTGTAGTTCAGTATTAACCAGATGCCGCTCAGAAATACGCTCAGAATTTTGACCACGAGCGCGAGATATCCGAAGCTGTTGGCGTTCAGAGAACCCGCCGCGCACATGGCGCCTATGAACAGAGGATGAATACGATCCGCGGTATAGACAAACAGAAACAACAAAACCACCTGAAATCCCATCACGTAGGCCAGCACGGTCGAGACCAGATAGGTTTTGTGCTCGAGGGCCAGTTGGAGTTCGCTTCCGCTTTTCAGATTCCAGTGCTTCAGGATGCGAGCTCCGATCATGGACGAATACAGCGAAATGAAGGAAGTGAGCAGGGAGCCTACAATCAGCGCAATAATGGCGGGGTTCAGGATCAATGGGTCAACGCTCCCGGCTTATCATTCCATCCCTGATATCGATCACGCGGTGAACGATACTCGAACCAAACACCAGAGGATCGTGACTGGCCATGAGCACGGTTCTTCCCTTACTGCAAAGTCCTGAAATGATGGACATAAACTCTTCTCCAAGAGCGGTATCCAGATGAGCCGTCGGTTCGTCGGCAATGATGACCTCGGGATCGTTGATCAGCGCTCTGGCGATGGCCACTCGCTGCTTTTCCCCCCCCGAAAGATGCTCCGTCGGCTCATTCGCCTTTGAGGCTATTTTCAACTGTTCCAGGAGCCCTTCGGCCTTCTTCTTAATCAACCCGTGTCTTGCGCCGATGGGATAGGCGGGGATCATTACGTTTTCAACGACGGATATGCCTCGGATCAGGTTGAACATCTGGAATATGAAGCCGAATGTCTTTCTCCGGATCTCGGACAGGAATCGCTCCGGCAGACTGGTCACTTCCGTTCCCGATACATGGACCCTGCCCGATGTAGGCCGGGTCATGCAGCCGATGATGCTCAGAAGCGTGGTCTTCCCCGAGCCGCTGGGACCTCGAATGACGGTGATCTCATTCGTGTTCAGGGCCAGCGTGACTCCCCGAAGCGCTCTGAATTCGTTCCGCCGCCCGGCGCTGTATGTCTTGCTGACTTCCTGCAGTTCGATCATATTTATATCTGTTTCATCACACTATCGGGTTCGGTCACCGACACCCGCCACGTGGGAATGACGGTAATCACCGTGTACGGGAGCACCGTCAGGCAGAACAATATGGCAAGCTGATACGCATCGATGGAAGGCGCGAGCGTGAATTCGGGATAGAGAACGGACCAGCCCTTGAATGCATGAGAGAAAAGCGGAGCCGATAGAAGGAACACATGCATATAGGCCACAATGACGCCGATGAAAAAGGCGGTGAGCGAAATGACCACGCCTTCCCAGAACTTCACGGCCAACACATCTCCCGTATCCCAGCCCAGGGCCTTCAGGATGCCGATTTCCTTCTTCTCTTCGTCGCTGAGCCCGGTGGCCTTATCCCATGCAAAAATAAAGAAGGCCATGCCCGCGCCTATGAGGAGAATGACGGCGTACCCGCTTCGCCAGTCAAACAAGGAGGCGTAGGTACGTTCGATCTCATCCCTGAGAATGGGGCGGGTATCGGGAAAAAGAGTGACGATTTTCTCTGCGATTACTTCATACTCGGCCGGATTTCGAATGATTACCGCCAGGTCGGTGAACAAGCCTTCACCCATCCCGAACAGGCGCCGAAACGCGTTTTCCGACATGAGGACCAGATCGCTCGTGACCAACTCGCTGGATGCGTCAAACGATTCCTTTACGTTCATGACCATCGTTTCCCCGTTGAAGGTCCTGAAGTAGAGCCCCGGATCTCGGCGAGTTTCCCAACTCCGGAGCACCCCGTTTCCCACAACGATATCCTGGTCTCCATAGCTGAATTCTTCGGGAACCATGATGGTGTAGTTCGCCCGATTCGCGGGATGATAGTAGTATCCCCACAACCTGCCGTGCACGGAACGGACCCCTCGAATCTCACCTATACCGTCCGCGTAGCCCAGAGGGATCAGATCGTGCCTGCCGGCCACCATCCGCTGAACAATCATCTCCGGAGCGTCTTTCAACAGTGACAACGCTTCCTTTCGGAGTGCGTTGGCCAGGAACACGACCGAGGACAGGAGAAACACGATCAGCGCGTACACCAGCGCCAGGGAGGCGTTCTTCCACTTCCTCCTCAAGAGTGAGGACAGCGTGAATTCCAAAAAGTTTCTCTGCCTCTCAAGCCATCGCATTGCATTGTTCTTTCATAGTTCGGTGGACTTGACCGTCACCGGGGAAGCCGCTCTCCAAGTCCCGCTGCACAGGATGCGATTGAAAATCGCTTCCGATCATCCGTTCACTTCGGTGGGGGTCCTGCAACCGTGCCCAACGATGGGCCTGGGAGGGCTTCCGGTTCCGTACCGCTTCCCGTGTAGGCCCGGATCAAGCGAAACGGCGGTTGTACGATGGAGCCCGAGGGGAAATGCTCGAGCGACATGGGGTGGTCCTGAAACGGGGCATGCGTGTCCGCCTGGGACAGGTGCCGCGTATACCTGGCTTCGGTAAACAGGCACAGATCCGTGATCTGAAGTTCTCCCACCAATCGTCGTTCTCTTGCAATCCTCTCTTGATGGGCGTCCCCGACGATCCTTGGGTAAACCAAGGCGAGAAACGCGAGCACCAGCCCGCACCCAAGAATGAAGATTACATACAGGTCCGACTTCTTCATTGGACTCGACTGAGTTCATTCATCTAATTTTCGGACCATTTCCGGCGTCACTTTGTCGAACGTCAGAACGCGGTTGCCCCCATGGTCTTTCATGAATTCGTCCGCCTCTTCCTTGCTTTTCTGAGGAATCAATTCCCGCCCCATGGGTCCGTACACCGTGCTCCCCATCACATAGTAGGCCTTGAAACCATCGATAAGCCGAAGATCGTAGTATTCGGTTACCCAGATCGAAGCGACGTCGCTCCGGCTCTTTTTGGAATCGTATTTATTGATATTGAAATAATATTTGAACAGGTCCTTGGCTCCGTCAAAGTACACCCGCGTACCGTCTTTGTGGACGATCTGAGCCGTCCAGTCCGGATACTTGGCCACAAACATACCGCAGACGGGACATTTGTCTTTAGCGGACGGCTTGGACGGCGCGAGGTCGGTCGGACTTTGACCTGAAG
It encodes:
- a CDS encoding efflux RND transporter periplasmic adaptor subunit — its product is MKYPIRNISLKNRGLVMVGVVILAFVLGYAFRNVTSGVQAKQDNRPLSETTAEETPGVRTVYVCSMSCLPPANEPGNCPVCGMKLIPMLLGDKEEQDKAKLVLGEEAIRRAEVRIQPVERKFVSAEVRMFGQIEYDPAHMSYVSAFMPGVIDRVYVKRAGQTVRWHDRLFDLYSSDLYFTQQELVSVMKTIPSFLAFQAKTPYTARKALTQSRSTGEGAKADSPEYKEAMDKLAAIRHKLHILGLPKADIDELMKLGEPTGIAGVYATKAGVVIEQNAYEGAFVNTGTPIFTIGDPRYVWARLDAYESDFPWLHREQKVEFETDAYPGVTFTGKIVFIDPTFDPNKRTFKIGALYPDEERKLRPNMLVRAKAYAELTADGKVRTDFTGDDEAPLVIPASAPLITGERAIVYVAVPGENITFEGREVVLGCKAKDYYLVREGLEEGELVVVNGNFKLDSAMQILAKPSMMNSHRADAESDPRP
- a CDS encoding nitrous oxide reductase accessory protein NosL — encoded protein: MLFLVCLCLSAAASGQSPTDLAPSKPSAKDKCPVCGMFVAKYPDWTAQIVHKDGTRVYFDGAKDLFKYYFNINKYDSKKSRSDVASIWVTEYYDLRLIDGFKAYYVMGSTVYGPMGRELIPQKSKEEADEFMKDHGGNRVLTFDKVTPEMVRKLDE
- a CDS encoding ABC transporter ATP-binding protein, giving the protein MIELQEVSKTYSAGRRNEFRALRGVTLALNTNEITVIRGPSGSGKTTLLSIIGCMTRPTSGRVHVSGTEVTSLPERFLSEIRRKTFGFIFQMFNLIRGISVVENVMIPAYPIGARHGLIKKKAEGLLEQLKIASKANEPTEHLSGGEKQRVAIARALINDPEVIIADEPTAHLDTALGEEFMSIISGLCSKGRTVLMASHDPLVFGSSIVHRVIDIRDGMISRER
- a CDS encoding ABC transporter permease yields the protein MRWLERQRNFLEFTLSSLLRRKWKNASLALVYALIVFLLSSVVFLANALRKEALSLLKDAPEMIVQRMVAGRHDLIPLGYADGIGEIRGVRSVHGRLWGYYYHPANRANYTIMVPEEFSYGDQDIVVGNGVLRSWETRRDPGLYFRTFNGETMVMNVKESFDASSELVTSDLVLMSENAFRRLFGMGEGLFTDLAVIIRNPAEYEVIAEKIVTLFPDTRPILRDEIERTYASLFDWRSGYAVILLIGAGMAFFIFAWDKATGLSDEEKKEIGILKALGWDTGDVLAVKFWEGVVISLTAFFIGVIVAYMHVFLLSAPLFSHAFKGWSVLYPEFTLAPSIDAYQLAILFCLTVLPYTVITVIPTWRVSVTEPDSVMKQI